One Lacticaseibacillus rhamnosus genomic window carries:
- a CDS encoding MerR family transcriptional regulator, giving the protein MSVSYSIGEVAAITHLSVPTIRYYDKEGLIPDLKKDPAGVRCFDDHNLGALEMINCLKTAGMSIKDIRTFMQWTLEGDTTLEKRLDFFNHLHESVETQMQQLRQTLNTIEYKQHYYRQAVADGTEKYVKTGTAHEKVAGTD; this is encoded by the coding sequence ATGTCCGTATCTTATTCGATTGGCGAAGTCGCTGCCATCACGCATCTCTCCGTCCCCACCATCCGCTACTATGATAAAGAAGGTCTCATTCCCGATCTCAAGAAAGATCCTGCCGGGGTTCGCTGTTTTGACGACCACAATCTCGGCGCGCTGGAAATGATCAACTGTCTCAAAACTGCTGGCATGTCGATTAAAGATATCCGCACCTTCATGCAGTGGACGCTGGAAGGCGACACGACACTGGAAAAGCGGCTGGACTTTTTCAATCATCTTCATGAGTCCGTTGAAACTCAAATGCAGCAACTGCGCCAAACCCTTAACACGATTGAATACAAGCAGCATTATTATCGCCAGGCCGTTGCTGATGGCACGGAAAAATACGTCAAAACCGGCACAGCCCATGAAAAAGTCGCGGGGACTGACTAA
- a CDS encoding aldo/keto reductase: MLEETYLLANGVKIPKIGFGTWMIADNAAAATAVHEAIDAGYRHIDTAEAYGNEVGVGEGVRAAGIARQDIFVNTKLAAEIKEHDAAVKAIDESLQKLNLDYIDMMIIHAPKPWAKYDEPDRYFEGNLEAWRALEEAYKAGKLRAIGVSNFDPTDLRNLLDHAEIAPMVDQVLAHITQTPFKTIEFAKQHHILVEAYSPFGHGEMFKNQAIKQMAEKYHVSVAQLGMRYLLQLGLLPLPKTVKPEHMKANAEVDFEINETDMSTLEHMKPLTDYGQYQSFPVYSDRLS; this comes from the coding sequence TTGTTAGAAGAAACGTATCTATTAGCCAATGGGGTTAAGATCCCTAAAATTGGTTTTGGCACTTGGATGATTGCAGACAATGCCGCTGCAGCAACGGCCGTGCACGAGGCGATCGACGCTGGTTACCGACATATCGATACAGCCGAAGCTTATGGTAATGAAGTCGGCGTGGGCGAAGGCGTGCGGGCAGCCGGTATTGCGCGGCAGGACATTTTCGTCAACACCAAGTTAGCCGCAGAGATCAAGGAACACGATGCAGCAGTTAAAGCAATTGACGAGTCGCTGCAAAAACTGAATTTGGATTATATCGACATGATGATCATTCACGCACCGAAGCCATGGGCAAAATACGATGAGCCTGACCGTTACTTTGAAGGCAACCTGGAAGCATGGCGGGCGCTGGAAGAAGCGTATAAAGCTGGCAAACTGAGGGCGATCGGTGTGTCTAATTTTGATCCCACCGATCTCAGGAATCTGTTGGATCATGCCGAGATTGCGCCAATGGTTGACCAAGTGTTAGCACACATTACCCAGACGCCGTTTAAAACAATTGAATTTGCCAAACAACATCATATTCTGGTTGAGGCATATTCACCGTTTGGACATGGTGAAATGTTCAAAAATCAGGCAATTAAGCAGATGGCGGAAAAGTATCACGTTTCAGTGGCACAATTAGGGATGCGATATTTATTGCAGCTAGGCCTGTTACCGCTGCCGAAGACGGTCAAACCGGAACATATGAAGGCGAATGCCGAGGTTGACTTTGAGATCAATGAAACCGACATGTCGACGCTTGAACACATGAAGCCATTGACAGACTATGGTCAGTATCAGTCTTTCCCGGTTTATAGTGATCGGTTAAGTTGA
- a CDS encoding zinc-binding alcohol dehydrogenase family protein, which translates to MKAIGFTQHLPIQDARSLEDLTLSKPTPTGHDLLVNVRAVSVNPVDTGTRGAGHAQLAQPKVLGWDAVGTVNAVGQDVTRFRVGDRVFYAGSYKRSGSDAEYQLVDERIVGHAPKNLNDAQAAAMPLTSLTAWEALFEKLHISPDATAENRHHTILIINGSGGVGSMATQLAHLAGLQVLATASRPESQKWVQDHGADHVLNHRKPLPPQLKAAGFKDVDYILNLSHLDEHWSEIATMIRPDGWVAAITENRHGINLQKLTKKRATFAWEWMFSKSWYGYGLDSQGAILDQVAALLDKGTLQCTLTKTLQPLNAANLRQAHALVESGHMIGKIVVAGPWA; encoded by the coding sequence ATGAAAGCAATTGGTTTTACGCAACATTTACCCATTCAAGATGCTCGTAGTTTAGAAGATCTGACCCTTTCTAAGCCAACCCCCACTGGTCACGACCTTCTAGTGAATGTTCGTGCTGTGTCTGTTAATCCTGTTGACACAGGTACACGAGGAGCAGGGCACGCGCAGTTGGCTCAGCCTAAAGTGTTGGGATGGGATGCTGTTGGTACCGTCAATGCTGTGGGTCAAGATGTCACGCGCTTTAGAGTTGGTGATCGGGTCTTCTACGCTGGTAGTTATAAACGCTCCGGAAGCGATGCCGAATATCAGTTAGTCGATGAACGCATTGTCGGTCACGCACCGAAGAACCTGAACGATGCCCAAGCAGCCGCCATGCCACTAACCAGTCTCACCGCATGGGAAGCGTTGTTTGAAAAGTTACATATTTCGCCGGATGCAACTGCAGAAAATCGGCATCATACGATCTTAATTATCAACGGTTCCGGCGGTGTCGGTTCCATGGCGACACAGTTAGCGCATCTGGCCGGTCTGCAGGTTCTGGCAACCGCTTCACGTCCCGAATCACAAAAATGGGTACAGGATCATGGTGCTGATCACGTTTTAAACCACCGCAAGCCATTACCACCGCAGCTGAAGGCAGCCGGGTTTAAAGATGTCGATTATATCCTTAATCTGTCGCATCTAGACGAGCACTGGTCCGAGATCGCCACCATGATTCGTCCTGATGGTTGGGTCGCGGCTATTACCGAAAATCGCCACGGCATCAACTTGCAGAAACTCACTAAGAAGCGGGCAACATTTGCGTGGGAGTGGATGTTCTCAAAGTCTTGGTATGGCTATGGCCTAGATTCGCAAGGCGCCATTCTTGATCAAGTTGCCGCGCTTCTCGACAAAGGCACGCTGCAATGCACCTTGACTAAGACACTACAACCGCTTAATGCCGCAAACCTGCGTCAGGCACATGCACTCGTTGAATCCGGACACATGATCGGGAAGATTGTGGTTGCTGGACCATGGGCATAA
- a CDS encoding winged helix-turn-helix transcriptional regulator: MSGELYDCAAGCPVQNTVDIISGKWKSVILYHLFQGDATRFSTLNKAIPSVTERMLALQLAQLEADHVITKKPGDADGRATEYGLTEFGQTLAPVIQAMATWGEAYQARQKATA; this comes from the coding sequence ATGTCAGGCGAACTTTATGATTGTGCGGCTGGGTGTCCAGTTCAAAATACAGTTGACATTATTTCAGGTAAATGGAAAAGTGTGATCCTATACCATCTTTTTCAGGGTGACGCGACACGGTTCAGTACGCTTAATAAAGCCATCCCATCAGTAACTGAACGGATGTTGGCATTACAATTAGCACAGCTAGAAGCGGATCATGTCATTACTAAAAAGCCAGGTGACGCCGATGGACGAGCCACAGAATACGGACTAACAGAATTCGGGCAGACACTGGCACCAGTGATCCAAGCGATGGCAACCTGGGGCGAGGCTTATCAAGCACGACAAAAAGCGACCGCCTGA
- a CDS encoding sulfite exporter TauE/SafE family protein has product MTIETILFLLGMSLLAGILNGIVGMAALTLYPVLLSVGVAPITANATNTIGLLFSGSSAVAASRHELKDHWHQALVITLLNTIGGVFGALILIHSSNAGFKRVVPFIIFLAGVLILMPPKPASSNSSTRQHLRWLGYVLVMLVGIYVGYFGAGAGLLMVAVLSRLVEGPYATYNAMRNLASLVNNLVTSIMFIFSMPIAWGVLIPVCIGLFAGGFLGPVIVRLIPSRIIKTAVGIFALGLAVFLFYQAYL; this is encoded by the coding sequence ATGACAATCGAAACCATCCTTTTCTTACTAGGCATGAGTCTACTTGCCGGCATTCTCAACGGTATTGTCGGGATGGCAGCACTCACGCTTTATCCGGTGCTATTGTCAGTTGGCGTGGCGCCGATTACAGCTAACGCTACCAATACAATTGGACTTTTATTTAGCGGTTCATCTGCGGTTGCTGCTTCTCGCCACGAATTAAAAGATCACTGGCATCAGGCGCTTGTCATCACGTTGCTTAATACCATTGGCGGCGTTTTTGGGGCTCTTATTTTAATTCATAGTTCCAACGCAGGATTCAAAAGAGTCGTCCCGTTTATCATCTTTTTGGCTGGCGTCTTGATTCTAATGCCACCCAAACCCGCAAGCAGTAACAGTTCTACGCGTCAGCACTTGCGGTGGTTGGGCTATGTGCTGGTGATGTTAGTCGGTATTTATGTTGGCTATTTTGGTGCCGGTGCCGGATTGCTGATGGTGGCCGTACTTTCGCGACTTGTTGAAGGCCCTTATGCCACCTACAATGCCATGCGCAATCTTGCCTCACTTGTGAATAACCTAGTGACATCCATCATGTTTATCTTCTCAATGCCAATTGCCTGGGGTGTCCTAATCCCGGTCTGCATCGGCTTATTTGCAGGTGGTTTTCTCGGACCGGTCATTGTTCGCTTGATCCCATCTCGCATTATTAAAACTGCAGTCGGTATCTTTGCACTTGGGCTTGCGGTTTTCCTGTTCTATCAGGCGTATTTATAG
- a CDS encoding ABC transporter ATP-binding protein codes for MKQLEIAHLDKAFDQQVLFKDANYTFKQGKIYGLLGRNGSGKSTLFNMIVRNLPHDHGTIAIDADDGQGLITDYADTSVGMVYTQPHLPAFMTGVEFVDYFMAINRQRLEQTHTSVKAADFFSLAGLSQADANKLLRDYSEGMRNKLQIVVSLMLKPPVLLLDEPLTTVDVVAAHEMQQMIVAMKVDSVVVFSTHIMQLAQAICDAVVLLHDKKLSELEGLDIHSQEFEEAVIARLSDEVQADA; via the coding sequence ATGAAACAACTGGAAATTGCACATTTGGATAAGGCGTTTGATCAGCAGGTTTTGTTTAAAGATGCTAACTATACGTTTAAACAAGGAAAAATCTATGGCTTGCTAGGGCGCAACGGTTCGGGAAAGTCGACTTTATTTAACATGATTGTGCGTAACTTGCCGCATGATCATGGCACGATCGCAATTGATGCCGATGATGGTCAAGGATTGATCACGGATTATGCGGACACATCGGTGGGCATGGTTTATACCCAACCGCATTTGCCGGCGTTTATGACCGGGGTGGAGTTTGTGGATTATTTTATGGCGATTAATCGGCAGCGTCTTGAGCAAACCCACACGAGCGTTAAAGCGGCGGATTTCTTTTCATTGGCGGGGTTGTCGCAGGCGGATGCCAATAAGTTGTTGCGCGATTATTCCGAGGGGATGCGCAATAAGTTGCAGATTGTGGTGTCACTAATGCTTAAGCCGCCCGTATTACTGTTAGACGAGCCGCTGACGACGGTGGATGTGGTGGCGGCTCATGAAATGCAACAGATGATTGTCGCGATGAAGGTCGACTCGGTAGTTGTTTTCTCGACCCATATTATGCAGTTAGCACAGGCCATTTGTGACGCGGTGGTGTTGCTGCATGATAAAAAGCTGAGCGAACTGGAAGGTCTGGATATTCACAGTCAGGAATTTGAAGAGGCTGTGATTGCGCGTTTAAGTGATGAGGTGCAGGCAGATGCGTGA
- a CDS encoding MFS transporter, translated as MRDAWRYYWFQAQVNATTMVNGFIYFLRRFPFLGKKIPTKWYRPSALKTLMAIAVNFFTILLKPVTTLLLIGLAFLVGSAYHDYVHPLATDLSLRVMIAVLVYLVGFLMFRGLVFRNLPLSLKSVKLGDYFALDRPALVRGLMLMDQISGVVLGPLLPMFALALLTQHMWLFLVGLPIAIFGWLWPSFIPRLLWAHWRLGLLVQIGYWLSLLGLPIGLVVTGKLAAFTVGVFSPLGFLIGWAGVVLTGWYIYRFPNDNSLIMASIQDAVRTLNLVASAKKQQLLAAGTAMQKKLTLDTTVALKSENRSGSNYLNALLFARYRRQLWKKLRTRLFWVIGLGGGLLIALKLFAVHNLGDLTPIYGGIFFLMYLTSLGGQIVQLLFVNCDAAMLYYPFYRQPKTILAGFFYRFWHIVQYNAVTGFTVFLLIFALQLIAPVADQVNFYLVLLLEICGLMLFFSFHDLFIYYLLQPFTDDMDVVSPLYRFLSFGMYWVAWLFTQIHFYGYGYAILIGTVTLLYVGIGTAVIYRVAPKTFRIRY; from the coding sequence ATGCGTGATGCTTGGCGATATTACTGGTTTCAGGCGCAGGTCAATGCAACGACGATGGTGAATGGGTTCATCTACTTTTTGCGGCGATTTCCGTTTCTAGGTAAAAAGATCCCGACAAAGTGGTACCGGCCAAGTGCTTTGAAAACCCTCATGGCAATTGCGGTTAACTTTTTCACGATTTTGCTAAAACCGGTGACAACGCTTTTGCTAATCGGGTTAGCGTTTTTGGTTGGCAGTGCGTATCACGATTATGTGCATCCACTGGCAACCGATCTTTCACTGCGCGTCATGATCGCGGTACTGGTTTATCTGGTGGGCTTTCTCATGTTTCGCGGCTTGGTATTCCGCAATTTGCCGCTGAGCCTCAAGTCGGTTAAATTAGGTGATTATTTTGCCTTGGATCGGCCGGCACTGGTGCGCGGGTTGATGCTGATGGATCAAATCAGTGGCGTTGTACTTGGACCACTATTGCCTATGTTTGCGCTCGCCTTGTTGACGCAGCATATGTGGCTGTTTTTGGTTGGACTGCCGATTGCCATTTTCGGGTGGTTATGGCCGAGTTTCATTCCGCGGTTGCTTTGGGCACACTGGCGGCTGGGATTGCTGGTGCAGATTGGGTACTGGCTGAGTTTACTGGGACTCCCCATTGGCTTAGTGGTAACCGGAAAATTAGCCGCCTTTACGGTTGGCGTTTTTTCACCGCTGGGCTTTCTGATTGGCTGGGCTGGCGTGGTGCTGACTGGGTGGTATATTTACCGTTTTCCGAATGATAATTCCTTAATCATGGCCTCCATTCAGGATGCGGTGCGGACGTTAAATCTTGTTGCCTCAGCCAAAAAGCAGCAACTTCTCGCGGCAGGAACTGCAATGCAAAAGAAACTGACGCTGGATACCACCGTGGCCCTCAAGTCTGAAAACCGTTCCGGCAGTAATTATCTCAATGCCTTGTTGTTTGCCCGTTACCGCCGCCAGCTATGGAAAAAGTTGCGGACCCGCCTGTTCTGGGTTATTGGACTTGGCGGAGGGCTTTTGATCGCTTTAAAACTTTTCGCTGTCCATAACTTAGGCGATCTGACACCGATCTATGGCGGCATTTTCTTCTTGATGTATTTAACCTCGCTGGGTGGCCAAATTGTTCAGTTGTTATTTGTTAATTGTGACGCGGCAATGTTGTATTATCCTTTTTACCGCCAGCCCAAGACCATTTTAGCGGGATTCTTTTATCGGTTTTGGCACATTGTTCAGTACAATGCAGTGACTGGGTTCACGGTTTTCCTGTTGATTTTTGCACTGCAGTTAATCGCACCGGTAGCAGATCAGGTTAACTTTTATCTGGTCTTGTTGCTGGAAATCTGTGGGCTGATGTTGTTCTTTTCGTTTCACGATCTCTTCATTTACTACCTGCTGCAGCCATTTACGGATGATATGGACGTTGTCTCGCCGCTGTATCGGTTCTTAAGCTTCGGAATGTATTGGGTGGCGTGGCTTTTTACGCAGATTCATTTTTACGGCTATGGTTATGCAATTCTCATTGGTACGGTGACGCTGCTTTATGTCGGGATCGGTACCGCGGTGATTTACCGAGTGGCACCTAAGACTTTCCGGATTCGGTATTAA
- a CDS encoding response regulator transcription factor, translated as MQTKVLAVDDDTAILAMLKRYFAWRLPEFRLLTADAGQAALSQLAQQPDLILLDVNLPDIDGFTLTSRIRAITSVPIIFLTARITDQDKVQGLGAGGDDYVTKPFSLTELGARIKAHVRRAHQPDKQAQIAVFGRIMIDYHAHQVSVDTTCLKLENKQYQLIEWLSLNPGQVFSREQLYEKIWGYDAQGDERVITEHIRRIRKLFDACQVTSPIVTVWGVGYKWQN; from the coding sequence ATGCAGACGAAGGTACTGGCGGTGGATGATGATACTGCTATTTTGGCAATGTTGAAGCGATACTTTGCGTGGCGGCTACCGGAGTTTCGATTACTCACAGCAGATGCAGGGCAAGCAGCCTTGAGTCAATTGGCGCAGCAGCCCGACTTGATTTTGCTGGATGTTAATTTACCGGATATTGATGGCTTTACTTTAACCAGTCGAATTCGTGCGATCACTTCTGTCCCCATTATCTTTTTAACCGCACGTATTACCGATCAGGATAAGGTGCAGGGGTTAGGCGCAGGCGGTGATGACTATGTGACCAAGCCATTTAGTCTGACGGAATTAGGTGCACGCATCAAGGCACATGTCAGACGGGCCCATCAGCCGGACAAACAGGCGCAGATTGCCGTTTTTGGGCGGATCATGATTGATTATCATGCGCATCAGGTCTCGGTGGATACGACTTGCCTAAAACTTGAAAATAAGCAATATCAACTGATTGAATGGCTAAGCCTGAATCCGGGGCAGGTGTTTAGCCGCGAGCAGTTGTATGAAAAGATTTGGGGCTACGATGCACAAGGGGATGAGCGGGTGATCACCGAGCACATTCGCCGCATTCGCAAGCTCTTTGATGCCTGTCAGGTAACATCGCCCATCGTAACGGTTTGGGGAGTGGGATATAAATGGCAAAATTAA
- a CDS encoding HAMP domain-containing sensor histidine kinase encodes MAKLKAHFMKLSIKKALLQMILLGTIVAGIMMLLFLQVWHLLMFHLTTALATHWFLGGVGLYFGGAIIGSFAVLYAVMNAMARMVYRLKFAPPLAQLKAGVAHIQAQDLDFELHAKTTDELGQLVGAFEAMRQALRQALEEAWQLVEDQKQVNAAFAHDLRTPLTVLQGNLELLTMADKDEQPDQALLAEMHQQLDRMTAFIQTMSHLSALQNRQLTGEAMTPAALEQQLKEEASKLVPATKTVTWKVENQLTTNESLAIAPDVVLEVFDNQLTNACRFAAEQVAIHLTATANGLTIKVDNDGPPLTPGEQAKAKLPYFSNDRQAQHLGVGMYICTQLCAAHRGHFTIANQPDTQGVSTIAEFGFLTPASSSTD; translated from the coding sequence ATGGCAAAATTAAAAGCACACTTTATGAAGCTATCGATTAAAAAAGCACTTTTACAGATGATTCTGCTGGGAACGATTGTCGCCGGCATCATGATGTTGCTATTTTTACAAGTCTGGCATCTCCTGATGTTTCACTTAACGACGGCTTTAGCGACTCACTGGTTTTTAGGCGGTGTCGGTTTGTATTTTGGCGGAGCAATTATTGGTAGCTTCGCCGTTTTATATGCGGTTATGAATGCGATGGCGCGGATGGTTTATCGGCTTAAGTTTGCACCGCCGTTAGCCCAGTTAAAGGCGGGGGTGGCACATATTCAGGCTCAGGATCTGGATTTTGAACTGCATGCCAAGACAACCGACGAACTGGGGCAATTGGTGGGCGCATTTGAAGCGATGCGCCAGGCCCTTCGCCAAGCACTTGAAGAAGCATGGCAGTTGGTTGAGGATCAAAAACAGGTGAATGCGGCTTTTGCCCATGACCTGCGAACGCCATTGACGGTTTTGCAAGGCAACCTGGAACTTTTGACCATGGCGGATAAGGATGAGCAGCCGGATCAGGCACTCTTGGCTGAGATGCACCAGCAGTTGGATCGGATGACGGCTTTTATCCAAACGATGAGTCATCTTTCCGCGCTTCAAAACCGTCAGCTAACCGGTGAGGCGATGACGCCGGCCGCCTTGGAACAACAACTTAAAGAAGAAGCCAGCAAACTTGTTCCGGCTACCAAAACGGTTACTTGGAAGGTCGAGAACCAGCTGACAACAAACGAGTCGCTTGCAATTGCACCGGATGTGGTACTTGAAGTTTTCGATAATCAACTGACCAATGCTTGTCGGTTTGCCGCTGAGCAGGTGGCGATTCACTTAACCGCAACGGCAAACGGGTTGACGATAAAAGTTGATAATGATGGTCCGCCGTTGACGCCGGGTGAACAAGCTAAAGCCAAGTTGCCGTATTTTTCCAATGATCGTCAAGCCCAACATCTCGGAGTCGGTATGTACATCTGTACGCAATTATGCGCGGCGCATCGGGGTCATTTTACAATTGCCAATCAACCAGATACCCAAGGCGTCAGCACCATTGCCGAATTTGGTTTTTTAACGCCTGCCTCCAGCTCGACTGATTGA
- a CDS encoding ABC transporter ATP-binding protein, which produces MTTIQIEQLVKQYRGRQQPALDHVSLNIQSGMYGLLGKNGAGKSTLMKILTTLEQPTSGKVLVDGTPLKDARSIRRKIGYLPQQFGFYPTMKVIDAMTYLAILAEVPAREQKRRIERLLAAVHLTAQAKTKVKALSGGMLQRLGIAQALVNEPRVLIVDEPTAGLDPEERIRFRNLLADFANERLVLLSTHIVSDVEATTNRIGILDHGRLVFNGTTDELIDAAAGHVFVGDLPVAQLKQFKTQYQISEQTAHGQHIRVRFLARTPLATWQSVAPTLEEAYLYLQTQHHQALVKTVSGV; this is translated from the coding sequence ATGACAACGATTCAGATTGAGCAGTTAGTGAAGCAATATCGTGGCCGACAACAGCCGGCTTTGGATCACGTTTCGTTGAATATCCAGTCAGGAATGTATGGATTATTGGGGAAAAACGGTGCCGGTAAATCCACGTTGATGAAGATTTTGACAACACTTGAGCAACCTACTTCCGGTAAGGTGTTGGTGGATGGCACACCACTTAAAGATGCGCGCAGTATTCGGCGCAAAATTGGGTATCTGCCGCAACAGTTCGGGTTTTATCCAACCATGAAAGTTATTGACGCAATGACCTATTTGGCAATCTTAGCTGAGGTGCCGGCTCGCGAGCAGAAGCGGCGAATTGAGCGGTTACTGGCAGCTGTTCATTTGACAGCTCAGGCGAAAACGAAAGTCAAGGCGTTGTCTGGTGGTATGTTGCAACGGTTAGGCATTGCGCAGGCGCTCGTGAATGAGCCACGGGTTTTGATTGTTGATGAACCCACTGCGGGACTGGACCCGGAAGAACGGATACGATTTCGGAATTTGTTGGCAGATTTTGCTAATGAGCGTTTGGTACTCTTGTCTACTCATATTGTTTCCGATGTTGAGGCAACGACTAATCGTATTGGCATCCTTGATCATGGGCGACTGGTTTTCAATGGGACCACTGACGAGCTTATTGATGCGGCTGCGGGGCATGTTTTTGTCGGTGACTTACCGGTGGCGCAGCTTAAACAGTTTAAGACGCAGTACCAGATTAGTGAACAAACAGCGCACGGGCAGCATATTCGGGTACGCTTTTTAGCTCGTACTCCGTTGGCAACTTGGCAATCGGTTGCGCCAACGTTGGAGGAGGCGTATCTGTATTTACAAACCCAGCATCATCAAGCGTTGGTGAAGACGGTAAGCGGTGTGTGA
- a CDS encoding ABC transporter permease, whose product MKLLWMEFKRQTRSLTFVIYTFLVVAFIVMNVWPLLSRNLTTLPKSPASYENITATDYQTLKTNSLDQLHYDYRHNLYTTYPLGFAKQVTLRAADQAKVRQLMTEAEDADTRAPLVKTLAKVDRLLGGQSAYSSQNIQNFAYRRMTKAEVVADQQLIRQRDRVTGAFARLFADIAGIMMGILPTIVAIAFCTADRRHHALAVIQAKAMTTPRLLLTRYVASLGSLFAPVIAIAIALTIQVAVLYQGMSLDYTAIVKMAFIWVLPTLMVSSAVGYLSAAIFGNFIGFGIQIGWWLATMMAGARRVSGNYGWLLIPRHNSLHNGAYYYAQLNQLLQNRLGYALLALGLMALTAWILAAQRGGKLHALKFRSLRPIRN is encoded by the coding sequence GTGAAGCTGCTTTGGATGGAATTTAAGCGGCAGACGCGAAGTTTAACGTTTGTTATTTACACATTTTTAGTCGTGGCATTTATCGTGATGAATGTCTGGCCATTACTTTCACGAAACTTAACCACCCTGCCGAAATCACCAGCGAGCTACGAAAATATTACGGCGACCGATTATCAGACGCTCAAGACAAACAGTCTGGATCAGTTGCACTACGATTATCGGCATAATTTGTATACGACTTATCCGTTGGGGTTTGCAAAACAAGTGACGTTACGCGCGGCAGACCAGGCAAAAGTTCGGCAGTTGATGACTGAGGCGGAGGATGCAGACACGCGCGCACCCTTGGTTAAAACATTGGCAAAGGTTGATCGGCTCTTGGGTGGACAGTCTGCGTACAGTTCACAAAATATTCAGAATTTTGCTTATCGCCGGATGACGAAAGCCGAAGTCGTCGCGGATCAGCAGCTCATTCGGCAACGTGATCGGGTCACCGGAGCGTTCGCGAGATTGTTTGCGGATATTGCCGGAATCATGATGGGCATTTTACCGACAATTGTGGCCATTGCTTTTTGTACTGCCGATCGCCGGCATCATGCGTTGGCGGTGATTCAAGCCAAGGCGATGACCACGCCGCGTTTATTATTGACGCGGTATGTTGCGAGTTTAGGAAGTTTATTTGCGCCAGTGATTGCGATCGCTATTGCGCTAACGATTCAGGTCGCCGTTTTATACCAAGGGATGTCGTTGGATTATACCGCGATTGTGAAAATGGCCTTTATCTGGGTGTTACCAACGCTCATGGTCAGCAGTGCGGTTGGCTATTTAAGTGCGGCGATTTTTGGCAATTTTATTGGTTTTGGCATTCAAATTGGCTGGTGGTTGGCAACGATGATGGCAGGTGCTCGCCGCGTGAGTGGTAACTACGGATGGTTATTGATCCCGCGGCATAATTCGCTGCACAATGGCGCGTATTACTATGCCCAGCTAAACCAGCTGTTGCAAAATCGGCTCGGATACGCTTTGTTGGCGCTTGGACTGATGGCGTTAACTGCTTGGATCTTGGCTGCACAACGGGGAGGTAAACTACATGCACTCAAGTTTAGGTCGCTTCGTCCGATTAGAAATTAA